Part of the Coccinella septempunctata chromosome 3, icCocSept1.1, whole genome shotgun sequence genome is shown below.
cgtattgagatgcatgcgaaaactatgtgcagtttcaagatttggttcgaattgatccaatagttccttaggaattgaaatgatattttgacgaatcaactactactccggttagcgcatccaccatttcggttggtgcaataaaagatatttttcggaacggtatcattttaataatcggtaatttttttttcggtaattctaatccattttcaccttctacttcggtaggggcggcaacgatgtgggcggcgacggttctgacggtgttggcggtacggcgggcctcagtcgggggtccggcagtatggcctctgtcctgctccctggagttgcggtcggtcctgaggcagttctggcggtccctggtcccctatctctaacgcaacacaccctggaaaggacccccacacggcagcacctggaacagaacttcgtcctttcccctcggcattcctccctgtggtggccttcattgccacaccgccagcaactgtgggggcctaaccccaggtagaactgaggtccacaggtccccacggtcctttcgaactgaaattcaacatgtgcatctcaatccgaaaactatgttcagtttcaagatttggttcgaattgataaaacagttttcgaggaattgatatcacactttgccgaattgaccactgaaatctcaattcctatcaaaactatagaactgaaattcaccatgtgcatctcaattcgaaaactgtgtacagtttcgagatttttgtcgaattgatccactagttccttaggaattgaaatgatgctaTGTCGTGTTCGATGAAAACATCTTGTCTGACATCGTATCTCTAGCGAGcgaaaatctataaaagtaaTATTTGATAGAAAATTCTAGAGGCCCTGAAAAGGAccggatttaaatttttttccttccaaaattatatacgttttacttttgcTTTTTGGGAGACGTTACTTTCTTCGGAGCCGTTACTGATTTGACCGTTTTTGGTTTCGGTGCTTTGGACTTCTTCGTCGGCTTTTTGTTTGCCTTCTTAGCTTTCGAGGGAGATTTCGTTAATTTTGGCTTCTTTTCTGTTGCAATTGCCGCTCTCTTTTCCGACCTACTCACTAGATAGATGTAGACCTGGCAGGTGATGTGTTCTTCTTGTCGGCTGCCATTGTAGGTGATGCATTCTTATTTGCTCCATCGGCcgacttgaccaattttttcgcaaatttCTTCGACGCGTTTGTTGTAGAACCGCCAGCGGCCAATTTGAAAGAGCCAGACGCTTCTTTTCCTTTGGTCTGAATCAAGGAACCGGACTGTACAGCGGTCTTTTCTTATGAACGGTGCAAGTTTTTAGAATCGACCTTGTAATTCGAACCGATGTATTTCTTGATAGCATGCAACGAGGATCCGCTCCTTTCTTTCaatcctttgatggcacgaTTAACCATATCGGAAGTTGGGGGATGGCTGGGTTTGACATGTTTTGACCTTGCTGAGGTTTTTTTCTCAGCTTTTTTCAGCGTCTTACCAACAGCAGTAGCGGGCGTAGTTGCCTGTCGCATTTCAGACTCGGAagttgaaaatgacattgtttaacCTTTACACTTTAGATTTCTTCTGATAGTGGTACCGATATTAgcgaagttgacggaaatttgacgggcgattggttggtaaattattgctaaggacttgaaattgcaagtttcctgcgcaatctcgaggaatttagaattttttatttgtaccaattattgggttcatcattgcatcgtatttcggacgaatgcgatatggaaaaaaagacgatatgtcatttttgacggaccgaaactattcttcccagacttgcgaaagtcgctcttgtcaaggttcccggatattcttatcattagttattatttcgaaatttgagtCTCCTTggtcgaacaattcatgatgaatacaagtttttcttttattgattgaccatcaaaattcgatccaaatctcgaaactgtacacaatttttgaactgagatatacgtattgagtttcattcaattcgataattcagataggaattgagatttcagtggtcaattcggcaaagtgtgatatgaatttctcaaaaaccgtttgatcatttcgacccaaatcttaaaacatcacatagttttcgaattgagatgcacatgttgaatttcttatcgatagttctgataagaattgagatttcagaggtcaattcggcaaagtgtgatatcaatttcccataaactgttggatcaattcgagccaaattttgaaactgtacatagttttcgaattgagttgcgtattgagatgcatgcgaaaactatgtgcagtttcaagatttggttcgaattgatccaatagttccttaggaattgaaatgatattttgacgaatcaactactactccggttagcgcatccaccatttcggttggtgcaataaaagatatttttcggaacggtatcattttaataatcggtaatttttttttcggtaattctaatccattttcaccttctacttcggtaggggcggcaacgatgtgggcggcgacggttctgacggtgttggcgatacggcgggcctcagtcgggggtccggcagtatggcctctgtcctgctccctggagttgcggtcggtcctgaggcagttctggcggtccctggtcccctatctctaacgcaacacaccctggaaaggacccccacacggcagcacctggaacagaacttcgtcctttcccctcggcattcctccctgtggtggccttcattgccacaccgccagcaactgtgggggcctaaccccaggtagaactgaggtccacaggtccccacggtcctttcgaactgaaattcaacatgtgcatctcaatccgaaaactatgttcagtttcaagatttggttcgaattgataaaacagttttcgaggaattgatatcacactttgccgaattgaccactgaaatctcaattcctatcaaaactatagaactgaaattcaccatgtgcatctcaattcgaaaactgtgtacagtttcgagatttttgtcgaattgatccaatagttccttaggaattgaaatgatgctaTGTCGTGTTCGATGAAAACATCTTGTCTGACATCGTATCTCTAGCGAGcgaaaatctataaaagtaaTATTTGATAGAAAATTCTAGAGGCCCTGAAAAGGAccggatttaaatttttttccttccaaaattatatacgttttacttttgcTTTTTGGGAGACGTTACTTTCTTCGGAGCCGTTACTGATTTGACCGTTTTTGGTTTCGGTGCTTTGGACTTCTTCGTCGGCTTTTTGTTTGCCTTCTTAGCTTTCGAGGGAGATTTCGTTAATTTTGGCTTCTTTTCTGTTGCAATTGCCGCTCTCTTTTCCGACCTACTCACTAGATAGATGTAGACCTGGCAGGTGATGTGTTCTTCTTGTTGGCTGCCATTGTAGGTGATGCATTCTTATTTGCTCCATCGGCcgacttgaccaattttttcgcaaatttCTTCGACGC
Proteins encoded:
- the LOC123310321 gene encoding histone H1-like — encoded protein: MRQATTPATAVGKTLKKAEKKTSARSKHVKPSHPPTSDMVNRAIKGLKERSGSSLHAIKKYIEKTAVQSGSLIQTKGKEASGSFKLAAGGSTTNASKKFAKKLVKSADGANKNASPTMAADKKNTSPARSTSI